A genomic stretch from Synechococcus sp. MU1643 includes:
- a CDS encoding sodium:solute symporter family protein: MTAIDWLLLASYLVLTLVLGLWLARRNSGEADYFVAGRRLNGWLAGASMAATTFSIDTPLYVAGLVGARGLAGNWEWWSFGLAHVAMAVVFAPLWRRSGVLTDAAFTELRYGGAAAAWLRGIKAFLLAVPVNCIGIGYAFLALRKVVEALGLVSGQPAALGLTDTVWLLMVVALLVMSYTVAGGLWAVVVTDLVQLVLALAGAVAVAAAALHAAGGMTALLEQLQALQRPELLSLVPWTWDDSGFRWLQGSGISIPMFTAYIAVQWWSFRRSDGGGEFIQRMLATRDEHQARLAGWVFLVVNYLLRSWLWIVVALAALVLLPAGADLELGYPTLAVQLLPPVALGLVVISLVAAFMSTVSTSVNWGASYLTHDLYQRFVRPSAGPRELLLVGQLTTVLLLVLGVITALISDSIGTVFRLVIAIGSGPGVVLVLRWFWWRVNAAAELSAMLCGFFVGVFTSVVPLVRIEDYGVRIAVITGLSALVWLAVMLSTPPESDAVLERFVRTVRPPGPGWSHLRQRFGVMPMESLPAMLRRFVLACGVLFGGLLGTGGFLLHQQWTGWIGLSVLILSIWQLRRRVDAVPS, encoded by the coding sequence ATGACAGCAATCGATTGGCTGCTTCTCGCTTCTTACCTCGTTCTAACCCTGGTGTTGGGGTTGTGGCTGGCCCGCCGCAACAGCGGCGAAGCGGATTATTTCGTGGCTGGCCGTCGTCTGAACGGTTGGTTGGCCGGCGCCTCGATGGCGGCGACCACCTTCTCTATCGACACGCCGCTCTACGTCGCCGGCCTGGTGGGTGCCCGCGGCCTGGCGGGCAACTGGGAGTGGTGGAGTTTTGGTTTGGCCCATGTGGCGATGGCGGTTGTCTTCGCACCCCTCTGGCGCCGCAGCGGTGTGCTCACCGACGCCGCCTTTACCGAGTTGCGCTATGGCGGAGCGGCGGCGGCTTGGTTGCGCGGTATCAAGGCTTTCCTGTTGGCCGTGCCGGTGAACTGCATCGGCATCGGGTATGCCTTCCTCGCCCTCCGCAAGGTGGTGGAAGCCCTGGGTCTGGTGTCGGGTCAACCCGCTGCACTGGGACTGACGGACACGGTCTGGTTGTTGATGGTCGTGGCCCTGCTCGTGATGAGTTACACCGTGGCCGGTGGGCTCTGGGCTGTTGTGGTGACCGATCTGGTCCAGCTCGTCTTGGCGTTGGCAGGTGCCGTGGCCGTGGCCGCGGCTGCGCTCCATGCCGCAGGAGGGATGACGGCGCTGTTGGAGCAACTGCAGGCGCTGCAGCGTCCAGAGCTGCTGTCTCTGGTGCCCTGGACCTGGGATGACTCGGGCTTCCGCTGGTTGCAGGGCAGTGGCATCAGCATCCCGATGTTCACGGCCTACATCGCTGTGCAGTGGTGGAGTTTCCGTCGTAGCGATGGTGGCGGCGAGTTCATCCAGCGGATGCTGGCAACCCGTGATGAGCATCAGGCCAGGCTGGCGGGTTGGGTGTTTCTGGTGGTGAATTACCTCCTGCGCAGCTGGCTCTGGATCGTGGTCGCCTTGGCGGCCCTGGTGCTGTTGCCAGCTGGCGCTGATCTGGAGCTCGGCTATCCCACCCTGGCCGTGCAACTGCTGCCCCCCGTGGCGCTTGGCCTGGTGGTGATTTCCCTGGTGGCGGCGTTCATGAGCACCGTGAGCACCTCGGTGAACTGGGGAGCCAGCTACCTCACTCACGACCTCTATCAGCGCTTTGTTCGACCCTCCGCCGGTCCGCGCGAGCTGTTGTTGGTGGGACAACTCACCACGGTTCTGCTGCTTGTTCTTGGGGTGATCACCGCTTTGATTAGCGACAGCATCGGCACGGTGTTTCGGCTGGTGATCGCCATCGGGTCCGGCCCAGGTGTGGTTCTGGTGCTGCGCTGGTTCTGGTGGCGCGTTAACGCCGCAGCGGAGCTGTCGGCGATGCTCTGCGGGTTTTTCGTTGGGGTGTTCACCTCGGTGGTGCCCCTGGTTCGGATCGAGGATTATGGGGTTCGTATTGCGGTGATCACCGGCCTCTCAGCTCTGGTCTGGTTGGCGGTGATGCTGAGCACACCTCCGGAATCCGACGCTGTCTTGGAGCGGTTTGTGCGGACGGTGCGTCCTCCGGGCCCCGGTTGGTCACACCTGCGCCAGCGCTTCGGTGTCATGCCGATGGAGTCTCTGCCCGCCATGCTGCGGCGCTTTGTGCTGGCCTGCGGTGTGCTGTTCGGCGGTCTGCTCGGCACCGGAGGATTCCTGTTGCATCAACAGTGGACTGGTTGGATCGGTCTGTCGGTGCTGATCCTCTCGATCTGGCAGCTGAGGCGGCGTGTCGATGCAGTGCCGTCTTGA
- the rlmN gene encoding 23S rRNA (adenine(2503)-C(2))-methyltransferase RlmN yields MTQALLGRSAAELQDWAVAQGQKPFRGRQLHDWIYAKGARSLAEITVFPKTWRASLLEDGIDVGRLKEVHRSVATDATTKLLLSTEDGETIETVGIPTDQRLTVCVSSQVGCPMACRFCATGKGGLQRSLQTHEIVDQVLSVREAMDRRPSHIVFMGMGEPLLNSSAVLEAIRCLNDDLGIGQRRITVSTVGVPKTLPQLAELAMQRLGRAQFTLAVSLHAPNQRLREELIPTAHAYPYDALLEDCRHYLDVTGRRVSFEYILLGELNDQPEHAAELADRVGGFQSHVNLIAYNPIEEEEFKRPTPQRIEAFRRVLERRGVAVSLRASRGLDQNAACGQLRRQQMAPNSSGN; encoded by the coding sequence GTGACCCAGGCTCTGCTGGGTCGCAGCGCGGCCGAGCTGCAGGACTGGGCCGTCGCCCAGGGGCAAAAGCCGTTTCGCGGCCGTCAGCTCCATGACTGGATTTATGCCAAGGGGGCTCGATCCTTGGCCGAAATCACGGTTTTCCCCAAGACCTGGCGTGCCTCCTTGTTGGAGGACGGCATTGATGTTGGCCGACTGAAGGAAGTGCATCGTTCGGTGGCCACGGATGCCACAACCAAATTGCTGCTCTCCACAGAGGACGGCGAAACCATTGAAACCGTGGGTATCCCCACCGACCAACGGCTCACCGTCTGTGTGTCCAGCCAGGTGGGTTGTCCCATGGCCTGCCGTTTTTGCGCCACAGGCAAAGGGGGCCTGCAGCGTTCACTCCAGACCCATGAAATCGTGGATCAGGTGCTGAGTGTGCGTGAGGCGATGGACCGTCGTCCCTCCCACATCGTGTTCATGGGTATGGGCGAGCCCCTGCTTAACAGCAGCGCTGTCCTGGAGGCGATTCGCTGCCTTAATGATGACCTTGGTATCGGCCAAAGGCGCATTACCGTCAGCACGGTGGGTGTTCCGAAAACCCTGCCGCAACTGGCAGAGCTGGCCATGCAGCGGTTAGGCCGCGCCCAGTTCACCCTGGCGGTGAGTCTCCATGCCCCCAACCAGCGGCTGCGCGAGGAGCTGATTCCCACAGCCCATGCCTACCCCTATGACGCCCTGCTTGAGGATTGCCGTCACTATCTGGACGTGACCGGTCGGCGGGTGAGTTTTGAGTACATCCTTCTGGGTGAACTCAATGATCAGCCAGAGCACGCCGCAGAGCTGGCGGATCGAGTTGGCGGTTTCCAGAGTCACGTGAACCTGATCGCCTACAACCCGATTGAGGAGGAGGAGTTCAAGCGACCGACGCCGCAGCGGATTGAGGCGTTTCGTCGTGTTCTGGAGCGACGCGGTGTCGCCGTGAGTCTGAGGGCAAGCCGGGGGCTGGATCAAAATGCGGCTTGCGGTCAGCTCCGGCGTCAGCAGATGGCTCCCAATTCATCGGGGAACTAA